The genomic stretch GCAGGAACGCTACGTCTTGATCTGGCCCAGTACCGAGAGAAGCAGGCCTTCGCGCAGTTCGGATCGGACCTAGATCCAGCGACCCGTGCGCAGCTCGCAAAGGGCTCACGTTTAGTTGAGATATTAAAGCAGGGACAGAACGTGCCGATGCCGGTTGAGCTGCAGGTACTCTCGATATTTGCTGTATCAAATGGTTATACCGACAAGCTAGAGATAGCGCAGATTCGTCCATTTGAAGAGGCGTTACATCGTTACATGCTCTCAAATCAAACGGATCTTATGAACGATCTGCGCAGCAAGGCAGAGCTTGATAAGGATATTACTGAGCGCCTTAAGAAAGCGATCAGCACGTTTGTCGAACAGTTTATCGCTGGTACCGCAACGTCACTTAA from Pseudomonadota bacterium encodes the following:
- a CDS encoding F0F1 ATP synthase subunit alpha — encoded protein: LEADLFNSGVRPAVNVGLSVSRVGGAAQVKSMKKVAGTLRLDLAQYREKQAFAQFGSDLDPATRAQLAKGSRLVEILKQGQNVPMPVELQVLSIFAVSNGYTDKLEIAQIRPFEEALHRYMLSNQTDLMNDLRSKAELDKDITERLKKAISTFVEQFIAGTATSLNGSSNGAHGAATKTKNAQAHANAA